One genomic window of Pagrus major chromosome 22, Pma_NU_1.0 includes the following:
- the LOC141018360 gene encoding 5-hydroxytryptamine receptor 1B-like: MENASQLKPTPVIYGELLNISTNYTHANFTSKAEEKDSNLAFQAGLAVTLALITFATTLSNAFVIATIYQSRKLHTPANFLIASLAVTDLLVSILVMPISALYTVSQTWTLGQVVCDIWLSSDITCCTASILHLCVIALDRYWAITDAVEYSKKRTPARAAGMIATAWVIAISISLPPFFWRQVKAEEVTSCNVNTDHIFYTIYSTFGAFYIPTLLLIALYGRIYVEARKRILKQSHNKPGKRLTSAHLITNSPGSVASTTSLNYGTNDTSSCDTTSSANVSQVKVTVSDALLEKKRISAARERKATKTLGIILGAYIICWLPFFIYTLLVPVCESCFHPELFDIFTWLGYLNSLINPIIYTMSNEDFKQAFHKLVRFKCCRA; the protein is encoded by the coding sequence ATGGAGAATGCCAGTCAGCTCAAACCGACGCCTGTCATCTACGGAGAGCTGTTGAACATCTCCACCAACTACACCCATGCCAATTTCACGTCGAAAGCGGAGGAGAAAGACAGTAACCTGGCGTTCCAGGCGGGTCTCGCGGTGACCTTAGCCCTCATAACTTTCGCCACGACGCTCTCCAACGCGTTCGTCATCGCCACCATCTACCAGTCCAGAAAGCTCCACACCCCGGCCAACTTCCTGATCGCCTCCCTGGCCGTCACGGACCTCCTCGTGTCCATCCTGGTGATGCCCATCAGCGCGCTCTACACGGTCAGCCAGACGTGGACGCTCGGGCAGGTGGTGTGCGACATCTGGCTGTCCTCGGATATAACGTGCTGCACCGCCTCCATCCTCCACCTGTGCGTAATTGCGCTGGACCGCTATTGGGCCATCACCGACGCGGTGGAGTACTCCAAAAAGCGCACGCCTGCGCGCGCAGCGGGCATGATCGCCACCGCCTGGGTGATCGCCATCTCCATCTCCCTGCCGCCTTTCTTCTGGCGCCAGGTGAAGGCAGAGGAGGTGACGAGCTGCAACGTGAACACCGACCACATTTTCTACACCATCTACTCCACCTTCGGCGCGTTCTACATCCCCACGCTGCTGCTCATCGCGCTCTACGGGAGGATCTACGTGGAGGCACGGAAGCGCATCCTGAAGCAGTCGCACAACAAGCCGGGGAAGAGACTCACCTCCGCGCACCTGATCACCAACTCCCCCGGCTCGGTGGCGTCCACCACCTCCCTGAACTACGGGACGAACGACACCTCCTCCTGTGACACTACCTCGTCCGCGAACGTGAGCCAAGTCAAAGTCACTGTGTCCGACGCGCTGCTGGAGAAGAAGCGCATCTCCGCCGCGCGCGAGAGGAAGGCGACCAAAACTTTGGGAATAATCCTGGGAGCCTACATCATCTGCTGGCTGCCGTTTTTCATTTACACTCTTCTAGTGCCTGTCTGCGAGTCCTGCTTCCACCCGGAGTTATTCGACATCTTCACCTGGCTGGGTTACCTCAACTCTTTAATCAACCCCATCATTTACACCATGTCCAACGAGGACTTCAAACAGGCTTTCCACAAACTAGTTCGGTTTAAATGCTGCAGGGCATGA